In the Candidatus Poribacteria bacterium genome, one interval contains:
- a CDS encoding DUF5615 family PIN-like protein, protein MRRYLLDEHIPPIFRTQLLYHEPSLTGLAIGDEGTPAKSTSDPEILEWCEQNGFNLITNNQKSMPQHLSDHLAAGRHVPGIFIINLKASIGLIIERLIPITGASHEDEYIGEDEYIGEDEYIGQIVFIRLK, encoded by the coding sequence ATGCGTCGGTATTTGTTAGACGAACATATCCCACCAATCTTCCGCACGCAATTGCTTTATCATGAACCATCATTAACAGGCTTGGCGATTGGCGATGAAGGCACCCCTGCAAAAAGCACTTCAGACCCTGAAATCCTAGAGTGGTGTGAGCAGAACGGATTCAACTTGATAACAAATAATCAGAAAAGTATGCCTCAGCATCTCTCTGACCATTTGGCAGCTGGCCGCCATGTGCCGGGCATTTTCATAATTAATCTGAAAGCGTCAATCGGATTAATTATTGAACGTCTGATTCCCATTACTGGGGCATCCCATGAAGACGAATATATTGGTGAAGACGAATATATAGGTGAAGACGAATATATTGGTCAAATCGTCTTTATCCGACTTAAGTGA
- a CDS encoding LamG domain-containing protein encodes MKTKLSLSVLLLVGFVISITVIQSAKAEDPRVKMGLAALWTLDKDTVQGKDIKDVFGKNTGTITGKPNQIDGFRSEALDFDGAVDLIRMREDLFFPSVTMEAIIKPTLGTRNPIYDKYNYGIQLLDNNNVGIWIRADTANAAKHWPSAYVPFPADGEWHHVVGVVENKKSVRIYLDGELKKTTPAPDPISIAYGAAHKPTIAYTQHLGGIWYAGAIDEVAIFEGALSDADVRRLHTLALAVEPIGKLAVMWGTLKQSMTERD; translated from the coding sequence ATGAAAACGAAATTGTCTCTCTCTGTTCTGCTTTTAGTCGGTTTCGTAATTTCTATCACGGTGATTCAGTCCGCAAAAGCCGAGGATCCAAGAGTCAAAATGGGGCTTGCGGCACTTTGGACCCTTGACAAAGACACCGTTCAAGGAAAAGACATTAAAGATGTTTTCGGGAAAAACACCGGAACCATTACGGGCAAACCCAACCAAATAGATGGGTTTCGCAGTGAAGCTCTCGATTTTGACGGTGCTGTTGATTTGATACGAATGAGGGAGGACCTCTTCTTCCCGTCTGTGACGATGGAGGCGATTATTAAACCGACCCTTGGCACACGAAATCCGATCTATGACAAATACAACTACGGCATTCAACTGCTCGATAACAATAACGTTGGCATCTGGATTCGCGCGGATACGGCAAACGCGGCAAAGCATTGGCCCTCCGCTTACGTACCGTTCCCAGCTGATGGCGAGTGGCATCATGTCGTTGGAGTTGTTGAGAACAAAAAGTCCGTCCGCATCTATTTGGACGGTGAACTAAAAAAGACGACCCCGGCACCTGATCCAATCAGTATCGCTTACGGTGCCGCCCACAAGCCGACAATCGCCTACACACAGCACTTGGGCGGTATCTGGTACGCCGGTGCTATTGACGAAGTTGCTATTTTTGAGGGAGCGTTAAGTGATGCCGACGTGAGGCGATTGCATACACTGGCGTTGGCGGTTGAACCCATTGGAAAACTGGCGGTAATGTGGGGCACACTCAAGCAGTCGATGACTGAACGGGACTAA
- a CDS encoding SUMF1/EgtB/PvdO family nonheme iron enzyme: MKNLSTILCGLILFGLLVFILKVSTPDVPKRMVFIPVGDGMDAFYMDVYEVTNADYKKFIDANPQWEKDNALVSVVGNKYLSLWDDNMYPKDKANHPVVNVSWFAAKAYAEWVGKDLPTDAQWERAARGTPVGKKYTSVASITFGFPAARATLIEKKYPWGDAEPQSRANYNRYTPTTDFSDPPTREVGSYFPNEYGLYDMAGNVAEWCLDGLNFDNIRGRYHRVRGGSWFDGAEGIRITRKSQYPVDGAVATLGFRCALLTTETNPTTKVAAEMASFLYDEMLSQFDNVRYSVSKGYAARTDLHLRFVEIVTSNTGYPRTFGKELIRIFREVNAEQMEPDSSSERFAINHDLMLRLWRLYLEIHFEHSEKSAYEKLRLFKENLTENMNDIIVPDRS, encoded by the coding sequence ATGAAAAACCTAAGCACAATCCTTTGTGGATTAATCCTGTTCGGGTTACTTGTTTTCATACTAAAAGTTAGCACGCCTGATGTACCAAAACGGATGGTGTTCATTCCAGTGGGCGATGGCATGGATGCATTTTACATGGATGTCTATGAAGTCACAAACGCAGACTATAAAAAATTCATTGATGCCAATCCTCAGTGGGAAAAAGACAACGCTTTAGTCTCGGTTGTGGGGAATAAATACCTATCCCTTTGGGACGACAATATGTATCCAAAGGATAAAGCAAATCATCCGGTAGTGAACGTCAGTTGGTTTGCAGCGAAGGCTTACGCGGAATGGGTTGGCAAAGACTTGCCGACAGACGCACAGTGGGAAAGAGCGGCGCGCGGCACACCGGTAGGGAAGAAATACACCTCCGTTGCATCTATCACGTTCGGTTTTCCCGCAGCACGTGCCACCTTGATAGAGAAGAAATATCCTTGGGGTGATGCTGAACCCCAGAGTAGAGCGAACTATAACCGTTACACACCTACGACAGACTTCAGCGATCCACCTACAAGAGAGGTCGGTAGTTATTTCCCAAACGAATACGGACTCTACGACATGGCGGGCAACGTTGCGGAATGGTGCTTAGACGGGTTAAATTTTGACAATATCCGTGGTAGGTATCATAGAGTCCGTGGGGGTTCTTGGTTTGACGGTGCCGAGGGTATCCGAATCACGAGGAAAAGTCAATATCCCGTAGATGGTGCTGTAGCGACGCTCGGCTTTCGTTGCGCGTTGTTAACAACGGAGACGAATCCAACAACAAAGGTGGCAGCTGAGATGGCTTCTTTTCTCTATGATGAGATGCTCAGCCAGTTTGATAACGTGCGCTATAGCGTGTCAAAAGGTTATGCTGCACGTACTGACCTTCATCTGAGGTTCGTTGAAATTGTGACCTCCAATACCGGATACCCTCGTACATTTGGAAAGGAACTCATCCGTATTTTCCGCGAGGTCAATGCTGAACAGATGGAACCGGACAGTTCTTCTGAGCGGTTTGCTATTAACCACGATCTGATGCTTAGACTGTGGAGGCTCTATCTTGAGATTCATTTCGAGCACAGTGAGAAGAGTGCTTATGAGAAGTTGCGTCTGTTCAAGGAGAACCTTACGGAAAATATGAACGACATTATTGTGCCAGATAGAAGTTAA
- a CDS encoding tetratricopeptide repeat protein — protein sequence MVAQEQENVPDFKAALAAILIEQALADQLTMVAKQFDKAQRAQLRQAIDLLTEAWGCISRTELRGFRVGWIINRSMAHFHLGKIKETIKDLDTALEIEPLNPDLVKKRAILAFQAGERESAIEFLEKIQSNSEVPEIPIILANFLFAGNRFEEAIAKLNDFLSTNPSSELQEEANRLLIRIYISHGCFTEAQQISRTMRELCPTNIFYLVDAAQISSATGKREETLSQLKKAYDYAQDSEEFLEIVELADQLYIHEQFKEAATLYEKLADTNQNSELTQWLLKSYYNAGEIGKALEICRKLREKYGGPLENVSKIEYEIYEKIGDLNKALALCEAYLRTFPDDADMRIHLAYVYYRLNDVKEFENLLEETFDSKNLPLQSCFNLAHLYQIGSKPEKALEIMYEARRSHFNDADAHLKYFGLFLQVEKQIGELLYPTQVQPGTAIYLDNSGQKNWYIIEKRENGDYRSDELDLEHPLAQLSLGKSVNDKLYLQQNPFGADIRQIADIKSKYVYAFQDTLLRFSERFPGTPGLWSIKLPDSNETDDSTEFRPLLDSVDRQHEATLQISKVYKENRLPIGAFTNLAGGNVLDTWGFLMSSPDLGIRCCAGNLEEKIQALALLENPQLKLVVDLISLITLHCLEAADIVVRAFGKLRIAQSTIDELQGIINERECMWSEREGMTVGKQGDRYVKQIINPEDAKHGIEYLKGIVKWIKENCEVEPCTPALEMNQLDKRELNNMLQPHFIDTLLIANQPDYLLLSDDGHLRLNGVWTQVVLEHCVNKGLLSKAEYDKMTIKLVCSHYYHTQFNSDVLIEAAEQSDWKPVEPYNSLVQVLGGQRSSLVSALNVTADFLCELWEQPILHHQSEYLTQVLLKELTSNRRTREVLILLAEQIEKRFTLYLPVEERILEQIEVYAQKHPF from the coding sequence ATGGTAGCACAGGAACAGGAAAACGTTCCTGATTTTAAAGCTGCTCTGGCAGCTATTCTAATTGAGCAAGCGTTGGCTGATCAGCTTACAATGGTTGCCAAGCAATTTGACAAGGCACAAAGGGCACAATTAAGACAAGCAATTGATCTTCTCACAGAGGCATGGGGCTGCATTTCTAGAACCGAATTACGAGGCTTTCGGGTAGGTTGGATTATCAACAGAAGTATGGCACATTTTCATCTTGGGAAAATAAAGGAGACAATAAAGGACCTTGACACAGCCTTAGAAATTGAACCATTAAATCCTGATTTGGTAAAAAAACGAGCTATATTAGCATTTCAGGCTGGAGAAAGAGAAAGTGCCATTGAGTTTTTAGAGAAAATCCAATCTAATTCAGAAGTTCCCGAAATTCCAATTATACTCGCCAATTTCTTATTCGCTGGTAACCGTTTTGAGGAAGCTATTGCAAAACTCAATGATTTTTTAAGCACAAATCCATCTTCGGAATTACAAGAAGAGGCGAATCGTTTACTCATTAGGATTTACATTTCTCATGGATGTTTTACGGAAGCACAGCAAATTTCCAGAACTATGCGCGAATTGTGTCCAACAAATATATTTTATCTTGTTGACGCTGCTCAGATTTCTAGTGCAACTGGAAAACGCGAGGAAACTCTTTCTCAACTTAAAAAAGCATACGACTATGCCCAAGATAGCGAGGAATTCCTAGAAATCGTGGAGTTGGCTGACCAACTATATATCCATGAGCAATTTAAAGAAGCTGCAACACTGTACGAAAAACTTGCGGACACGAACCAAAATTCTGAATTGACACAGTGGCTGCTTAAAAGTTACTACAACGCTGGTGAAATAGGTAAGGCACTTGAGATTTGCCGTAAACTGCGCGAGAAATACGGAGGACCACTTGAAAACGTATCCAAGATAGAGTACGAAATTTATGAAAAAATAGGAGATTTAAATAAAGCATTAGCCTTATGTGAAGCGTATCTAAGGACATTTCCAGATGATGCCGACATGCGAATACATCTCGCTTATGTGTATTACCGCTTAAACGATGTTAAAGAGTTCGAGAATTTGCTAGAAGAAACATTTGACTCGAAAAATCTTCCCCTGCAATCCTGCTTTAACCTCGCCCATTTGTACCAGATTGGGTCTAAGCCCGAAAAGGCCTTGGAAATCATGTACGAGGCGCGAAGATCGCATTTCAATGATGCTGATGCCCATTTGAAATACTTCGGCTTATTTCTTCAAGTTGAAAAACAAATTGGTGAGTTATTGTACCCTACTCAAGTTCAACCCGGAACCGCAATATACCTTGATAATTCCGGTCAAAAAAACTGGTATATCATTGAGAAGCGTGAAAATGGAGACTACAGATCCGACGAGCTTGACCTTGAACACCCGCTAGCCCAACTTTCACTTGGTAAATCTGTAAATGACAAATTATATCTTCAGCAAAATCCATTCGGCGCAGATATTAGACAAATTGCCGACATCAAAAGTAAGTACGTTTACGCATTTCAGGACACTTTACTTAGATTTTCCGAACGTTTTCCAGGTACTCCGGGACTATGGTCTATAAAACTACCCGATTCTAACGAAACAGATGACTCCACGGAATTTCGACCACTGTTAGATTCTGTTGATCGGCAACACGAAGCCACTCTTCAGATTTCAAAAGTCTATAAGGAAAACAGACTTCCTATAGGTGCTTTCACAAACTTGGCAGGCGGTAATGTTTTAGACACTTGGGGTTTTCTAATGAGCAGTCCTGACTTGGGTATTAGGTGTTGTGCAGGGAATCTTGAAGAGAAAATACAAGCACTTGCTTTACTTGAGAATCCCCAACTCAAACTCGTTGTGGACCTCATTTCACTCATAACCCTACACTGTCTGGAAGCTGCCGATATTGTTGTTAGAGCATTTGGAAAACTCCGCATTGCTCAATCAACCATTGATGAACTGCAAGGCATTATCAATGAGAGAGAATGTATGTGGTCGGAACGAGAAGGTATGACAGTTGGGAAACAAGGAGACCGATATGTAAAACAGATTATCAACCCCGAGGACGCTAAACACGGCATAGAATATCTAAAAGGCATTGTCAAATGGATTAAGGAAAATTGTGAAGTTGAGCCATGCACCCCGGCACTAGAAATGAACCAATTAGACAAGCGCGAACTCAATAATATGCTTCAACCGCATTTTATTGATACCCTTCTTATTGCAAATCAACCGGATTATTTGCTCCTTTCGGATGATGGACATCTTAGATTAAATGGAGTATGGACCCAAGTTGTATTAGAACATTGTGTTAATAAAGGTCTGCTTAGCAAGGCTGAATACGATAAGATGACGATAAAACTGGTTTGTTCGCATTACTATCACACGCAATTCAATTCAGACGTGCTAATCGAAGCAGCAGAACAATCGGACTGGAAACCCGTTGAACCTTATAATAGTTTAGTCCAAGTCCTGGGAGGTCAAAGATCAAGTTTAGTTTCAGCATTAAATGTGACAGCCGATTTTCTCTGTGAACTGTGGGAACAACCGATTCTGCATCACCAAAGCGAATATTTGACTCAAGTCTTGTTGAAAGAACTTACCTCCAACCGGAGAACTCGGGAAGTGCTTATTCTACTTGCAGAGCAGATCGAAAAAAGGTTTACATTGTACTTGCCAGTTGAAGAACGTATTCTTGAGCAGATCGAGGTATACGCACAAAAACATCCATTTTAG
- a CDS encoding RNA polymerase sigma factor: MRNDNIELIQRILEGDDAAFACLVRQYQKRVHALAWRKIGDFHIAEDITQETFLQVYRKLATLKNPSQFPGWLYVITNRCCLAWLRKKQIQTQSLEEIDMAIAERTSYSGYVVTEQAESAAETKRELVKNLLAKLKESDRTVVTLYYFGEMTYEEIGEFLGMSADTVRMRVRRALQRLKKHEPLIREALSSFQLSPNLTENIMREIPRIKPLPPTGGNPPVVPWAIAASTVILIVMMLSISNQYLARFQRPYSFDATSEMTVELIDVPIVLDLTSKPDVRNQFGNTDGINKRSSTGMKLNDILESHFNAIGGLARLSEIRNVQRSGDAQLTQWNGQSANELGSIEITTVVRKKSYTRLDFGELFREITIWNGTEGWKSIMGNSPTTLPETEYGRAKNTTYIYPLQAIYEELGSSALELAEDELFWGKECSVIRVIDSEDVFYIDKASNLLVGAKTTYTGLNAKNAIAVLLYDNYTDYEGVMLPNSYEIFIGNGVLTVNYTFTKTEIDTLLDAAIFQKP, from the coding sequence ATGAGAAATGACAATATTGAACTAATTCAACGTATCCTTGAAGGCGATGACGCTGCTTTTGCGTGTTTGGTTAGACAGTACCAGAAGCGGGTTCACGCGCTCGCATGGCGAAAAATAGGGGATTTCCATATCGCTGAGGATATTACGCAGGAGACGTTCCTACAGGTCTATCGAAAATTGGCAACGCTGAAAAATCCAAGTCAGTTTCCGGGTTGGCTTTACGTTATTACGAACCGCTGCTGCCTCGCATGGCTTCGCAAGAAACAGATCCAAACGCAATCCTTGGAGGAAATAGATATGGCAATAGCAGAGAGAACTTCTTACTCCGGATACGTAGTTACAGAGCAAGCGGAAAGTGCAGCGGAAACCAAACGCGAATTGGTCAAAAACTTATTGGCGAAGTTGAAGGAAAGCGATCGCACTGTCGTCACGCTCTACTACTTCGGCGAAATGACTTATGAGGAGATAGGCGAGTTTTTAGGGATGTCCGCCGATACAGTTCGGATGCGTGTCCGCCGCGCGCTGCAACGCTTAAAAAAGCACGAACCGCTGATTCGCGAGGCACTGAGCAGTTTCCAACTGTCTCCTAATTTAACCGAGAACATCATGCGCGAAATTCCGCGGATCAAACCCTTACCTCCTACCGGAGGGAACCCACCGGTAGTGCCGTGGGCAATTGCGGCTTCAACTGTTATTCTGATTGTGATGATGCTCAGCATCAGCAACCAATACTTGGCGCGTTTCCAGCGGCCTTACAGTTTTGATGCTACATCCGAGATGACTGTCGAGCTGATTGATGTTCCCATTGTTCTTGATCTCACATCAAAGCCTGATGTCCGAAATCAGTTTGGAAATACTGATGGCATTAATAAAAGGAGTAGTACAGGCATGAAACTCAACGATATACTTGAATCACACTTTAATGCTATTGGCGGTCTCGCGCGGCTCTCAGAAATTCGGAATGTCCAACGTTCCGGCGACGCACAATTAACGCAGTGGAATGGGCAATCCGCGAACGAATTAGGTAGCATTGAAATAACAACTGTCGTTAGAAAAAAATCGTATACCAGACTTGACTTCGGTGAACTTTTCCGTGAGATCACCATCTGGAATGGTACAGAAGGTTGGAAATCCATTATGGGAAACAGTCCAACAACCCTCCCAGAAACAGAATATGGGCGTGCGAAAAACACAACCTATATATATCCATTGCAGGCAATCTACGAAGAACTGGGTAGCAGCGCGCTTGAATTGGCTGAAGATGAGCTGTTTTGGGGTAAGGAATGCTCAGTGATTCGCGTCATTGACTCGGAAGATGTATTTTATATTGATAAGGCTTCCAACCTACTTGTCGGAGCAAAAACGACCTATACAGGTCTGAATGCCAAAAATGCTATTGCGGTCCTTCTCTATGATAATTACACGGATTATGAGGGTGTAATGTTGCCTAATTCCTACGAAATCTTCATTGGGAACGGTGTATTAACAGTCAATTACACCTTCACAAAAACAGAGATTGATACCTTATTAGACGCGGCGATTTTTCAGAAACCGTAA
- a CDS encoding DUF433 domain-containing protein yields the protein MQIEDYFNFLAENDIRIKGTRIGIETVLDEYIHDGKTAEAIADRYHTVTLEQVYATILYYLQNPEKVGAYLENYLEYCRKAREEYEKNLPSVVVRLRALKAKRQAVPNNSRPNIPKDGSASTIPSLPKNEQE from the coding sequence ATGCAAATTGAAGATTACTTCAACTTTTTAGCAGAAAACGACATTCGTATTAAGGGAACACGTATAGGTATTGAAACTGTTCTGGACGAGTATATTCATGACGGCAAAACAGCAGAGGCAATCGCTGATCGTTACCATACGGTTACACTGGAACAGGTCTACGCTACAATCCTATATTATCTGCAAAACCCAGAAAAAGTTGGTGCATATTTGGAAAATTATCTGGAATACTGCCGGAAGGCACGAGAAGAATACGAGAAAAATTTGCCCTCCGTTGTTGTTCGTTTGCGTGCGCTTAAAGCAAAAAGGCAGGCTGTTCCTAATAATTCACGCCCGAACATCCCGAAAGACGGTTCCGCAAGCACAATACCGTCTTTGCCCAAAAATGAACAGGAATAA
- a CDS encoding phytanoyl-CoA dioxygenase family protein, translating to MNTESTPQDRHFGLSEDELAYWNENGYLVRLDVFTPEENDAFRQVAEDIVDRKRPFPPEHIDQNALVRDGKAEQQGIYAIHKIHFPSCYDPEFLARVRDPRLTDPIVDILGPDILGINTLFIWKAPKIGLGFPWHQDKFYFRTRFRTETTVGTWTAIDPADRENGCLYVIPGSHKWDIFQHDDLEGSQQREFKLARGVRDEDGVAVEVPPGAVIWFHSHLLHKSMDNHSLRFRRSFVAHYLSAQAEWTTPKPKGGSAVMWVRGRTFPDKVHEVERDVLPVSKSD from the coding sequence ATGAACACAGAATCGACACCGCAGGATCGGCATTTTGGATTGAGTGAAGACGAATTGGCATATTGGAATGAGAACGGTTATCTGGTCCGCTTGGACGTATTCACGCCTGAAGAAAACGATGCGTTCCGGCAAGTTGCGGAAGACATTGTTGACCGGAAACGTCCATTTCCGCCTGAACATATTGATCAGAACGCCCTCGTTAGAGATGGAAAAGCAGAGCAGCAAGGTATCTACGCCATACACAAAATTCATTTTCCGAGCTGCTACGACCCAGAATTCCTCGCCCGTGTGCGTGATCCGCGTCTCACCGACCCAATCGTTGACATTCTCGGTCCAGACATTCTCGGTATCAATACGTTGTTTATCTGGAAAGCACCCAAGATTGGTCTCGGTTTCCCGTGGCATCAAGATAAATTCTATTTCCGTACCCGGTTTAGGACGGAAACGACTGTCGGGACGTGGACAGCCATTGACCCCGCAGATCGGGAGAATGGTTGCCTCTACGTTATCCCGGGTAGCCATAAATGGGATATTTTTCAGCATGACGATCTTGAGGGTTCACAACAACGTGAGTTCAAATTGGCACGTGGTGTCCGCGATGAAGACGGTGTTGCGGTAGAGGTGCCACCCGGTGCGGTTATCTGGTTTCACAGTCACCTTCTGCATAAGAGCATGGACAATCATAGCCTACGGTTCCGCCGTAGTTTCGTTGCCCACTACCTCAGTGCACAAGCAGAATGGACAACGCCTAAACCCAAGGGAGGTTCCGCCGTCATGTGGGTTCGCGGTAGGACTTTTCCCGACAAGGTTCACGAAGTTGAACGCGATGTCCTACCCGTTTCCAAATCCGATTAA
- a CDS encoding circularly permuted type 2 ATP-grasp protein encodes MTGFEEYSTDGFYDEMFAPDGSARPAAQMLVERIEGFPEGELTRRQIAAEYALLRMGITFNVYADEQGVEKIFPFDLIPRIIDASEWEWIERGLKQRIHALNLFIDDVYHDQKILKDGIVPADVVLSSERYLQPCIGLDPPRGIWCHITGTDLVRDSDGQVYVLEDNLGCPSGVSYVVENRQLMKRTFPQLFGMSQIQPVEDYPSQLLNTLRYLVTDKILSPEVAVLTPGVYNSAYFEHSFLAQQMGVELVEGRDLVVMDGFVHARTTKGFERVDVIYRRINDDFLDPKAFKPESMLGVPGLMDVYKAGRVALVNAPGTCVADDKVVCAFVPEIIKYYLGEDIIVPNVPTYMCWKDSDQKYVLEHLDELVVKEANQSGGYGMLIGPHATKAEHEEFARRIKDNPRNYIAQPTLSLSRVPVLIDDHFEGRHVDLRPFILYGEEIYVLPGGLTRVALKKGSLVVNSSQGGGSKDTWVLSGPSGKGA; translated from the coding sequence ATGACAGGATTTGAGGAATACAGCACTGATGGATTTTATGACGAGATGTTTGCTCCAGATGGGAGTGCCCGTCCCGCTGCCCAGATGTTGGTAGAGCGGATTGAAGGTTTTCCTGAAGGCGAACTCACGCGTCGCCAAATTGCCGCTGAATATGCGTTACTCCGAATGGGCATCACGTTCAACGTCTACGCGGACGAGCAAGGTGTCGAAAAAATCTTTCCGTTCGATCTCATTCCACGAATTATTGATGCCAGTGAATGGGAATGGATAGAACGTGGACTCAAACAACGCATCCACGCGCTGAATCTATTCATTGACGACGTTTACCACGACCAAAAAATTCTTAAAGACGGTATCGTTCCAGCAGATGTCGTGCTTTCATCGGAAAGATACCTACAACCCTGCATCGGTTTAGACCCGCCGCGCGGGATCTGGTGCCATATCACTGGTACAGACTTAGTTCGCGATAGCGATGGACAAGTTTATGTGTTGGAGGATAATCTCGGTTGTCCATCTGGTGTCTCTTATGTCGTGGAAAATCGGCAGTTAATGAAGCGGACCTTTCCGCAACTCTTTGGGATGTCGCAAATTCAACCGGTCGAAGATTATCCGAGCCAACTGCTGAATACGCTCCGGTACCTCGTAACCGACAAAATCTTATCTCCTGAAGTTGCGGTACTAACACCTGGCGTTTATAACTCCGCATACTTTGAACACTCCTTCCTCGCGCAACAGATGGGAGTTGAATTAGTTGAGGGACGCGATCTCGTCGTAATGGACGGGTTTGTGCACGCGCGAACGACGAAGGGCTTTGAGCGTGTTGATGTCATCTACCGCCGCATTAACGACGATTTCCTTGACCCGAAAGCGTTTAAACCTGAATCAATGCTCGGCGTTCCAGGATTGATGGATGTTTACAAAGCCGGACGTGTCGCTTTGGTTAATGCCCCTGGCACTTGTGTCGCCGACGACAAAGTTGTCTGTGCTTTCGTCCCTGAGATCATCAAGTATTATCTCGGCGAAGACATTATTGTCCCAAATGTTCCGACCTACATGTGTTGGAAAGATAGCGATCAGAAATATGTGCTGGAGCATCTCGACGAACTCGTTGTAAAGGAAGCCAACCAGTCTGGCGGCTATGGAATGCTGATCGGCCCCCACGCAACCAAAGCAGAACACGAGGAGTTTGCCCGCCGAATCAAAGATAATCCGCGCAATTATATTGCACAACCGACACTCTCGCTTTCACGGGTGCCGGTGCTTATTGACGACCATTTTGAGGGACGGCACGTTGATTTGCGTCCGTTTATCCTTTATGGTGAAGAGATTTACGTTCTCCCCGGTGGATTGACACGGGTCGCACTCAAAAAGGGTTCGCTTGTCGTCAACTCCTCACAAGGTGGCGGTAGCAAGGATACGTGGGTCTTATCGGGGCCGTCAGGAAAAGGCGCGTAG
- a CDS encoding alpha-E domain-containing protein — protein MLSRVAESIYWMSRYIERAENVARFVDVNLRLILDAPVGMQAQWEPLVATTGDDEVFAERYGEASREAVIRFLAFDTENPNSIVSCLRAGRENARSIRENISSEMWEQLNDAYLLVANTSEQWAMAEPHEFFTEIKLASHLFMGLTDNIMSHSEGWHFCQLGRLIERADKTSRIVDVKYFILLPSIWDVDTPFDDIQWGALLHSASGFEMYRRTYGLISPDDVVAFLLLDREFPRSVLYCLSKAEESLHAISGTPLETFSNPAEQRLGQLRSEFAYAQVKQVLTSGLHEFLDAFQTKLNLVGEDIYKTFFALRPVNGEPAAEQEQSQSSVIS, from the coding sequence ATGCTGAGTCGCGTTGCTGAATCAATTTATTGGATGAGTCGCTACATTGAACGTGCCGAGAATGTCGCCCGTTTTGTCGATGTCAACCTGCGTTTGATCCTTGATGCACCCGTAGGTATGCAGGCACAGTGGGAGCCTCTTGTTGCGACCACAGGCGATGATGAAGTGTTCGCTGAACGTTACGGAGAGGCATCACGTGAAGCCGTCATTCGATTTTTAGCGTTTGACACTGAAAATCCAAATTCAATTGTCTCTTGCTTGCGGGCTGGTCGAGAAAACGCGCGGTCCATACGTGAAAATATCTCGTCAGAGATGTGGGAGCAGCTCAACGATGCTTACTTACTGGTCGCAAACACTTCCGAACAGTGGGCGATGGCAGAACCCCATGAATTCTTTACAGAGATCAAACTCGCATCACACCTCTTTATGGGACTCACAGATAATATCATGTCCCATAGCGAAGGATGGCACTTTTGTCAGTTGGGACGTTTAATTGAACGCGCGGACAAAACCTCGAGAATCGTCGATGTTAAATATTTTATTCTCCTTCCGTCTATCTGGGATGTGGACACACCTTTTGACGACATTCAATGGGGGGCACTGTTACACTCTGCCAGCGGTTTTGAAATGTACCGACGTACCTATGGACTCATCTCTCCGGACGATGTCGTCGCGTTTTTACTGTTAGATCGTGAATTTCCACGGTCGGTTCTCTACTGTCTCTCCAAGGCAGAGGAGTCCCTACACGCGATATCCGGCACCCCGTTGGAAACCTTCTCCAATCCAGCAGAGCAGCGTTTGGGGCAGCTCCGTTCCGAATTTGCGTATGCCCAAGTCAAACAGGTACTCACGTCGGGTTTGCATGAATTCCTTGATGCTTTCCAAACCAAGCTGAACTTAGTCGGTGAAGATATTTACAAAACGTTTTTCGCTTTGCGACCCGTCAATGGAGAACCTGCTGCAGAACAGGAACAGTCTCAGTCATCAGTTATCAGTTAA